TTATTTGCCGATTTTTTTGGTTATCACGCGTTTTATCAGTATCGGCCAATTTAtcggcttttttttcttccctttttaccttgtctgcacatgctatcaaaggtcaacactacaagaagtgcaatcattatgagacagcagtGCGATTTATCGGCTTTTAAAGTACCCAAATATCGGTGTTGGCATCGGTCCCAAAAATCCAAACCACACAGTTTAATCCCAAATGGGACAGATTGTGTTTGACTTCCTATCAGTATTTGTTTGTATTCATTTCTGGCGTGAAACTCTTCTTTCTCACGGTCCTGACCTTGGCTTGGTTACGTAACTCTGATCACAACTCCTGAAAGGCACTATCAAAAAAGTGCTGCGTCAGAAAGAAGCCAGCACAAGAAGTCTGAAATCCAACCTCACTTTCTCTCATGTGGGTCGTGTTCATTTATAACACCTATTTATCGCGTGTCTCACAAGTAAAGGAACACACTCAGGGTTATTTCTTCATGGAATTCAGCCTCGCACACTGAATTATTGTCCAGGTACTGGTGCCAGATATACGAGGGATTATGAAGTTTAGGGAGGAAATGTTATTATGGGTTCCTGAATGCACATGTACAACCACCGGGAATTACAACTCATGTTGGTGTTTCCAAAAGAGAGTAAAAACATCAGCATAAGTACAGTACAGAACAAATATACCCCTAACTTTGTATTTCCTACTGTTTTCTATGACAatgctgcacttttttttccaataatcTCCTTCCGTTTTGAACAGGAGTTTGGTATTTATGCAATAGTGACTGGCAACTAAATGATAAACAATGAATTATATGCAATAAAGCAGAGGTTACCACCCTTtcttgggtcgtgaccccattttaatatcacaaatgagacatttttttttctagaattagtttttgatcatgtttatgaaagtgtgttacaaatagtAGCCATGATTAGTGCACCAAGTGACAATATTCACCACCTCAGATATATAAAAGAATTTAGCAATTTCTTTAcgtaaattttttatttttattatttttaacaattactagacattccaggcgaccccacatagggtccCGACCCTAAGGTTGCAAAACACTGCAATAAAGGCTTATGAAATAATATGAATTGAAATGTTAGAGTGATTTGAAGCTAACGGTAACTAGCAAAACAAAATTTGGACACGAAACAAAGAAAGAAGACAAAGCTTCTTCATGCATGTGTCAatgttatttattcaatttttcaATTGTATTTGGCAcagtttaaaatataaatcaaacatgACAATACAACAATGGACATACGTTAAAATTAGCGATTAAATTTGAAAAGACACGCCAGGGAAAACTCCAAAAAACCCGCAAGGGCCTTGAAGACGAGGGGCCCCGATATACCAGTTAAACTTTAactatgaggaaaaaataaagaaaaaaggacGACGAGGCAGAAAAATTCTAAAACTTTAGAGCGGAGGTGTTAAACTAATTTTCATTCTTAAGTTTTCCACAGATTACTGTTCATTTTGTGTcaagtttttgtgcattttaggtGAATTTTGTAAGAAACTGCTGGATTTCGGAAGAGTGGAGAGTTCTTTTGATTGCGAACTCCTGCAAATACTGTGGAATTTAAATGACTGTGGTGTCTGCAACTGAATCATTTggtattttacacaatgattcatgtttttcctgtcatttcaaatttagatttggatttagatttgacTCGAAATCATCCAATTAAAATTCCAAAACCAACAATTACTTAATACTAAGTATATAACGAAAGCTCTTTGTTGATTCTTTTAAGAGATAATCATAGCCAGTTATAAttacccttcaaaataaaagcatgagattatttactaatgccatgACCTCTGAAAACAGTACCACGAACCACTTTTTGGGAACTGACCCATTTGTTTAGAACCTCTGTCACTAAATCATCATTTTAATgcgttgttttgtctttttgagaCTGAGAAGCCGGCTTTGGAGGATGAGGAACGAAGCTGGCTGGAAGCAGGCCAGTCTGAAACACACCTCACCACTTTGAGCAGTCCTGATGGAGACGAGGCAGGGGACGACAGACCCGCCTGGGACTCTAAGATCCAGTACGTCTTAGCCCAGGTGGGCTTCAGTGTGGGCTTAGGGAACGTGTGGAGGTTTCCATACCTCTGCCACCAGAACGGAGGAGGTGAGTGTCTCCAACAAGGAATCCattctttctttttactttgCTGTTACATTATTGTTACATTATTTACCGCAAACAGTTACACAACACATAGACGGAATCACTAGTGCCAAAGTCAACACAACCTCAACCAAGAACAACTTGAGACATGGGGAGTACGAGTTGTAACAGCACCTCTTTTTTCCATCCAGGGGCCTTCATGCTgctgtatgtttttcttttgctcaTTGTGGGAGTCCCACTGTTTTTCATGGAATTGGCAGCAGGCCAGAGCATTCGTCAGGGAAGCATCGGTGTGTGGAAGCACATCTCTCCAAAACTAGCAGGAATCGGCTACTCCAGCTGCGTGGTGAGCACTCTCGTTCTTAGGTTGTGTTGtgaatgtcatactaacgtactactcatactaagtctgatgtcataATTACTATGTAGtgagttcacattagatagtatggaaaggcTGAGTACGCAAAAGCCGGATCTGTACtgtttggggacattttttaagtgtgcacagtgGACAcattagtcatactcaaccgccccataatGCATTGCAAGCGGACCGGTGTTATGTACTGAGTGCacattgtactgagattgtatatgcgcattactcgaaaatacatttttgcttaaaaaattgtaattcatttttattttcgctttcaaagtgaacagacgtgtttcatttgtttattggattatgttagggttagggttattctcagtacggaggtaaactcaagctaaaaatcaaacatcctcttttcaaaacaaaagcatctcttcttgtcttccatttaaCGCTTTAGTAagtagggctcttattttgaagttgacCAGGAAGTTTGTCAGTAGCGCAATGGATgggtctctgaaatgtcggcatgaaatgtgtttctatgagttttatggatcaaatgagcacatgttgatattctacttggtcactttctcccttaaaatgatttaagaactttcaaaggtggagaatcaaccaCATTTTCTTAGAgcgaaaataaactacattaggagtgccacagaatagatttgtgctcatgtttctttaaatagtttttattttagttgattgcagaaatacattaaaatggtaaaaatataaacatttattttaaaaacattgttgtaacaatgcctaaaaagtgcaatatggaactttgggcgTGTAGGAGAAGTAAtcattttataaagtatattctcataacttaataaacaaacttaactcagatgaaaattggatccatggaacactgtttgaagtaaaaaaaatcaagtactaacttcttttcagatcctcttacatcttcattttcccctgtaccggcagcagccttccttttttgcagtttaggtttttcaacacccgataaatatctccacgtttgtttgtttgtttgtttgtttgtttgttcctaGCTAATTTTACATCCTCATTCCGTTTGACTCCTCCGATAACAAACCATAAAACAGtcacgctaacgtaagcacatagccaattgttgtatgacacgtcacgacatagtgttcatgggaaatgtgggattagtacaaccagcagtgttgccagatagaaacacacacaaaaactctCAAATTTCTTGGTggaaaaacagcccaatctggcaacaatgacttgtcaattcaaacagacgcagtggtatttttttcatttttcaccagccaaaatggctagtaacgctacaatgttacccgccaaagttaatttttagccacatttggCAGGTTGGTGGATGttcatttaaagccctgtttatagtatatactcattgagtttttaGTGTAGTatggagtgtgacatttcaaacacagtcttAGATTATACTCACAGTTTTAGCTCATATAGCCAGGATTGAACTGCTGGTGTGTCTTTTTGACTAATGAATACATAGACCGTATTTTGTATTAAAGTGGTTCGTGTAAGTCTCCTCGTGCATGCTGTGAATTACCAGAGCTCATTGTTTCAGATTTCTGCTGCTTAGTAATGCAGTGGTAGGCCACGTTGATCACTGTTAAAAAGTCAACGGTTGGTTGAAAACTTTGAGGAACTGTAGTTTTGTCCAGGCAATGATTTTCCAATATTCACTCTTCAATATTTTTATGAGTCTTTTTACATGTTAAAATATCAAACTCAATGTATTTCTTTGTGTTATCGCAAAAGAAGCCGTTATCAGCTTTTACAGCTTTCCTTTCATTACCAAcagctctctctctgtgtgtgtgtgtgcgcgcgcgtgtgtgcgtgtgtgtgtactcaaAATCATTGCTTCGTTGTAACTTGAGAGGAGTAACATGCTGTATAGCTCTCTGGTAGTTTGTTGCGTAACAGTTTCTCTGCTGTCAAGGCAAGGCAAACACAGAGAAGTAAAGAACTTTCTGTACGCACACTGCACACCCTTCTAGACGCCTGCACTCTTTATATAAAcctgtttattttcccaaaagcTGGGCTGCTCTGTCagtgtcattaatcattataGTATTATATTATGCACTCAGGTCTGTGTTTTAAGTCAAACTTGTGTTTCCTTCACGTGCAAACCGTGACTTGTGTCTTTTCCAACAGGTCTGCTTCTATGTCGCTCTTTATTACAACGTTATCATAGCGTGGAGCCTTTTCTACTTGGGTAATTCTTTTCAGTCTCCTCTGCCGTGGGAGCAGTGCCCAACAGATGTGACCACCAATGACACAGGTACTCCCATCACTCAATGTAGCAATGACACATGGAAAGAAATATCCTGACAGCTGCTCTCGATTCACAGTGAGAGAGTGTGCAAAAAGCTCCCCGACGTCGTATTTCTGGTTCCGAAAAGCTCTGAACATCACAAACTCCATCGAAGAATCTGGAGAGTTTAACCCCGTCATGACTGGATGTTTATTGGCAGCGTGGGCCATCGTCTCCTTGGCGATGATCAAGGGGATCAAGTCTTCTGCAAAGGTgaggaaaatgtaaagaaatacTTGTACAAAAGGGTTgttaaaatgtgacaaatacTTACTACATGATAGGTGAAAGAAAGTTAATCATGTAatcaaaaagttttatttttaaagactttaaagAGGGTAGCTAAAGAGCTAACAGCTCAAAAATcccacatctataaaagtgcctgTCTCCTAAAGGTGGAAGGTTAGAtactaaagaaaaacacattggccctcatttatcaactgttcatacgttcagatctgagcgtacaacGTGCGTTTGACCATATTTAGTGTaggtatttatcaattttaatgtgagcgtacgctacgatcagatcacgtcaggtctgagctTGTGTACGTGTGTGGATTTACGGTGCAGCAACCAAATCTGACTGAGACTAAAAATAAAGTTATAAACAAGCCTTAGCTGTCATTTAAGCTGTCATTTTTTCGTCTGAGTCCGACCCAGTTGtaaaaacctcatttttttttctgaaagagagcacagagtcaaaaacattgGAGCATGGAGTTCCTCATTAAGGCTGTCAATCAAtactcactgagggctgtgataggAGGAAAactagtccctcctcccatcttttatagaAGAGGCGGGGCTAACAGCGACAGTTGGTGATGCACCATGGTCCAAATAATCCATCTCAGCGAAAtgcaattgtaatagccggcatTCAACCCTGAGAGGCCAGtgacactgacattttacaactcaatatgcaatattaaaatacttttactaaaatgttaaaagttggactaggattaatcaacagctctacttaatacccaaatacatatgtattcagcagaaacagtgggtttggggtttagttattctttaaggctttttttaagCGTGATTTTTTTAATGGGATATTTATTGCCTCAAGCGTGCGGACTGAGGTTGATACAAACGTcatatctgtgtgtgtctccaggatctctgttgtgaagttgctCGCAgcgcacaggggggcagacgtcacctgttcagtagctgatcctcttccactGAGCGTTTAAATGCGTTTCTTTAATTCTAGTTTTCACactgtcaaaaaaaacaaatctttgttttgctccacctcagatgtgaggttgtcgattttcatcttggaaaagcttcttttcttgtttgaccttagtgggcggggcttccgAAACAGGAGGGCGTAACAAGTTAATAACTATCAACACCTCGCTGGTATTGATGAGATAAGACTGTTTCATAAATCACTTGTTCGTTCTGCCGTACGAGCAAATGTGCACTCAAATGTGCACCCGTTTtcatgcaaggttgataaatgaatgacattaaaacaaagaataaGAATTAAAACACTTTGTGCAATAACAGCCATTGGTGCAAAAACCCAAACATGTCTAAAAGAAGctaaaagtaacatttaaattatGTTTACAACCTTGTCCAAAACCCTGAACTGACTTCAAAAgacatttttaactcattttctaCTAAAGAGAACAGCCACATTGACTAAGAATTGGTGAATATTTCATGTGTATATTCATAGTTTCACAGTCAACATGTCAAACCTTTCCTGTGACACATATAAAAGAGTTCCTTTTTTGCCTTTAGGTGATgtatttttcttcagtttttcccTACGTGGTGCTCTTTATATTCCTCATCCGTGGCTCCATGCTGGACGGTGCCTTTGAAGGGCTGAGCTACATGTTTTATCCCAAAGCAAGTACACATACATCATACTACTATTTCCAccttttgttcttgtttgttttactcAAGTTCATACATGTAAATAGCTTGAAAAAAGGTCAAATCAGGATGTAAGACCCTGGCTAAACTACATGCTGTGTGGTGTTTTGCAGCTGGAGATCTGGGGTAACATGCAGGTGTGGCGTCAGGCTGCTACACAAGTGTTTTTCGCCCTTGGTTTGGGCTACGGCTCTGTTATCGCCTACTCATCCTACAACCCAGTCAACAATAACTGCCACAGGGACGCACTGATGGTCTCTGGCATCAACTTTATGACGTCTGTGCTGGCTTCACtggttgtttttattgtgctggGTTTCCGTGCCAAGAACATTGTACTAAACTGCGTTTCTGAGTATGGACTATTGTTTCTATTTGATATTTAAAGTTGTCTGAAAGCGTATAACATGTCATGTTCCTCTTTCATGTGTTCTTTGTTTCAGGAATCTTCAGCGTTTAAGCGTCATGGCTGGTCAGGAAACCAACCAGCACTGGTTTCCTTGGTTTGACATGTCCAACGTGAGCTCTGTGTCTGTAGCTGATTACAGTGAGTGGTACAGTCACTACAGCTCCATGGTGGGCCCACAAATCACTGATTGCAACCTGGAGGAGGAAATGAAAAAGGTAGTCAACAGATTTATTGAGGAAGAATATTAAAcgatttttgttgctttttcgAAATACTGCAGGGTTGCTGCGGATCCTTAAACaatcttaaaaggcattaaattcttAAATCTCAAAATAAGgccattaaaatgtcttaaatcaatctttcaaaaatcttaaattttaacacataagtatgtgttaaaaacaacatgggaaaatgtcATTTTCGCGCAAATTGCGAGgtgaatccactgatatacaggtcgGGTATGTTACATACCATAACACCGCCActaaatcagaaaatacacagcgcAAAAAGTCAGCAACAAtgacaaattgtgtcttacctttgttgtttcttaccAAAAGTTGatccaatgtgcataaaactccatattttgatgAATCTAAATCTTATAGTCGGAGAGATACGATACCACCATTACACACATCTGAGCACTTCTCAGCTGAGAAATTCGTCCAATGAGGTGCATAGCACTCGTGCGTAAAATAGCCAGTCCCTCGtttacccagctctgattggccagggctaaagcccaCCCCCGTAGTGTTTAATATCACCCATTTTTACAGGATCCTGGCTTTGTGACGCTTTGTCAATAATTCTATTCGGTCAAAGCATTGCTTAATAACAGCCCTACGTAACGACACCTAAGAGTGGAACCAAAAACAGCATTGTGCGTGGCATGGCAAagacctgaataaaaatggaaatgtgtttatttcaatatgtttatatcaaatgtggttattgtttttgggcggactacagatttctgtatttaaaacatgatttattgtcactcatcatatatttccaaaaattCACATCAATCAAcaattagccatgtaggtcatgtagatgCTTATAAAGCGTTAATTTGTTATGGATATATATgtttttcagagaaaagtggctGAGGCATAAGAGGTACTCTCAATATCTCATTCAGTTTAAAGCATAATTGTATGAACTTTGGacaggagtttttttttatcatgttcataATGCCATGATCACTTTTATTGCTAGATGTATAGAACAGgagatataaaaatataaaatgtaccaACCTCCTTAAGTTCCAGACCAATTTGGTCCCATTGACGCCcattaatatttagatatacTTGTTATCCTAACATATAAAAGTGGTTTCCCCCAAAATACCTAATAAAGCTCTAAAAGTAATGATGCCTCAAAATCAATGTTCTGATCAATTACTGACCAACTCAAGTCTGTAATAACTTCTTATCAAATGTTCCACTTTGCAcgttattttttgggggaaaaatgcatattttgtgtttttgtcattgaaaaaGAATTGTGTTCTTATGACAGAAAGGgcatgaaaatgtaaataaaaatacagaaatattatgaaaagttatgaaaaggtctggagttgttgaaaagatctgatgagaaaaaagggggaaaaaatattgatatacaACATTTTTATGACAGAAGGGTACTGTTTTGGTACCTGAGCTGAAAGAGTATAACTTTTTTAAAGGTGCCCCAAGTGTTAAATtaaagtttgtgctttgtgaacaatgcaatcataatgaTCTTTATTCATATTCCTCATTGttttagcactcagtgatgaaaataatacacattattttgtagtttaagctcatttattgttttcattgattcggTTATATACCTAAATctatttaaactgaaaaatgttGCTTCCCTTGTCAAAGATTAtgtgattaatttagattaattgagattaattaattacaaagtctttaaaaaattagaataattgTTTCATCAAGTCCCACCTCtagtatttacaaacattaatacaatctgatatcaggttgataaatgctaATT
The Gouania willdenowi chromosome 8, fGouWil2.1, whole genome shotgun sequence genome window above contains:
- the slc6a16a gene encoding sodium-dependent neutral amino acid transporter B(0)AT2, with protein sequence MTEKPALEDEERSWLEAGQSETHLTTLSSPDGDEAGDDRPAWDSKIQYVLAQVGFSVGLGNVWRFPYLCHQNGGGAFMLLYVFLLLIVGVPLFFMELAAGQSIRQGSIGVWKHISPKLAGIGYSSCVVCFYVALYYNVIIAWSLFYLGNSFQSPLPWEQCPTDVTTNDTVRECAKSSPTSYFWFRKALNITNSIEESGEFNPVMTGCLLAAWAIVSLAMIKGIKSSAKVMYFSSVFPYVVLFIFLIRGSMLDGAFEGLSYMFYPKLEIWGNMQVWRQAATQVFFALGLGYGSVIAYSSYNPVNNNCHRDALMVSGINFMTSVLASLVVFIVLGFRAKNIVLNCVSENLQRLSVMAGQETNQHWFPWFDMSNVSSVSVADYSEWYSHYSSMVGPQITDCNLEEEMKKGVEGTGLAFIAFTEVMALFPVPPFWSTLFFLMLLNLGLSTMFGTIQGILTPLMDNFSLLGRHRTLLTVFCCALGFVIGLLFTMRSGNYFVTMFDDYSATLPLVIVVIFETISVSWVYGTDRFLDDIEVMLKWRPPVVYKYLWKYVCLFAMVGMLAASLLRLVLKGPTYTAWNQTTGSEMTLPYPGWAQTMIVLLIVFASLPVPIGYIYSMLKARRARDTPSPESAGHEMHRELYTKCSSIDQLDSSSNLVPAEQGAAHPRTAFLSVGSEHYRLLPQQEDDDDEEEEDTGL